A part of Micromonospora chersina genomic DNA contains:
- a CDS encoding YlbL family protein has protein sequence MRRRGVTVLLGALLTALLSVGVLSVPIPYVVLGPGPTVNTLGSADGKEIIQVTGRSTSTSAGQLRLTTVGVQPTVRLRSALAGWFSKDEAVVPRELVYPPGESQEEVEKRNAEDFQNSQTSAETAALRELGYPIRVLVKAVTAGGPSVDVLKPNDVITSVNDQPVTSAARLTELIRAKPAGTALKIGYTRAGAPATATVTSREQDGRPRIGVEIDQQQPHPFTLKIDLGDIGGPSAGLMFTLGIIDKLEPQDLTGGKIIAGTGTIDDEGRVGPIGGIAQKLVGAKEAGAKVFLVPADNCAEAVRNPQPDLPLLRVATLDDALTALEKLRAGGQPTRC, from the coding sequence ATGAGACGTCGCGGCGTGACCGTACTCCTCGGTGCACTGCTCACCGCCCTGCTCAGCGTCGGCGTGCTGAGCGTGCCCATCCCGTACGTGGTGCTCGGTCCCGGTCCGACCGTGAACACCCTCGGCAGTGCGGACGGCAAGGAGATCATCCAGGTCACGGGCCGGTCGACGTCCACCTCCGCCGGGCAGCTCCGGCTCACGACGGTCGGCGTGCAGCCCACCGTCCGGCTCCGGTCGGCGCTGGCCGGCTGGTTCTCGAAGGACGAGGCGGTGGTGCCGCGCGAGCTGGTCTACCCGCCGGGGGAGTCGCAGGAGGAGGTCGAGAAGCGCAACGCCGAGGACTTCCAGAACTCGCAGACCAGCGCGGAGACGGCGGCCCTGCGGGAGCTGGGTTACCCGATCCGGGTGCTGGTGAAGGCGGTCACCGCGGGCGGCCCGTCGGTCGACGTGCTCAAGCCCAACGACGTGATCACCTCGGTGAACGACCAGCCGGTGACAAGCGCCGCGCGGCTCACGGAGCTGATCCGCGCCAAGCCGGCCGGCACCGCGCTGAAGATCGGCTACACCCGTGCCGGCGCGCCGGCCACCGCCACGGTGACCAGCCGCGAGCAGGACGGCCGGCCGCGCATCGGCGTCGAGATCGACCAGCAGCAGCCGCACCCGTTCACCCTCAAGATCGACCTCGGTGACATCGGCGGTCCCAGCGCCGGGCTGATGTTCACGCTCGGCATCATCGACAAGCTGGAGCCGCAGGACCTGACCGGCGGGAAGATCATCGCGGGCACCGGCACCATCGACGACGAGGGCCGGGTCGGCCCGATCGGCGGCATCGCGCAGAAGCTCGTCGGTGCGAAGGAGGCCGGAGCGAAGGTCTTCCTGGTGCCCGCCGACAACTGTGCGGAAGCGGTCCGCAACCCGCAGCCGGACCTGCCGCTGCTGCGGGTGGCGACGCTGGACGACGCGCTGACGGCCCTGGAGAAGCTGCGCGCGGGAGGGCAGCCGACCCGCTGCTGA
- a CDS encoding UPF0182 family protein: MRSSPLPRMSRRGRVTIGVLIGVFVFFTLLGWGVNAWTDWLWFDEVRYTQVFTGVLATRLLLFLVIGLGMAAIVAGNLWLAYRLRPQLRPHSAEQATLERYRMLLSPRLGTWIALASAVIGLFAGLSAQSRWSQWLLFRNGGSFGVKDPEFGIDVGFYVFQLPFWRYLLGVGFTAVVLALLGALAVHYIFGGVRLQGVGDRMTNAARAHLSSLVAVFVVLKAIAYVLDQRAMLLEYNEGAKLYGAGYADINALLPAKEILAWIAVVVAIAIIVFSNAWMRNLVWPGIALALLGVSAVAIGGIYPWAVQTFEVKPSARDKEAPYIERSIEATRAAFGLTGTKSTGYAADNLIPPASLATDTSVVQNVRLLDPQLVSETYTQLQQVRGFYDFGSKLDIDRYAVSGKTSDYVVGVREINYGELPNNNWINRHTVYTHGYGLVGAPANQVVCGGQPYFVSGFLGEKAQEACSSQTEQIPAQQPRIYYGERMEADDYAIVGQTGDRNVEFDRPTSTGGEQYYTYTGEGGVEIGSFSRRLLYAIKEQESNFLLSEAVNDDSKLLYVRNPRDRVEKVAPFLTLDGDPYPAVVNGRVLWIIDGYTTAATYPYAERVNLQAETTDELTGRGTFQLARENVNYIRNSVKATVDAYDGTVKLYAFDDTDPVLKAWNKAFGGELVLPKGDIPPELAEHFRYPADLFKVQRNLLTKFHVTDPGDFYSGQDFWQVPNVPDAPDSGQKQPPYYLFTQFPGQESPRFQLTAAVTPNGRQNLAALVTGSYVDGRPQLEVLELPDQTRISGPTQVHQQMTNNGDIRQQLNLLSSNQAQVQYGNLLSLPFADGMLYVEPVYVKSSNQDAYPLLQKVLLSYGDGGSYVVLANNLSDGIKQLVEQGKRAATGTPPPSTGDNPPTTGGTSPPVLTGELAEAAGKVQSAIAEVKAAQASGDFERYGRALKALDEAMAAFQQAQAAANPSPGPAPSGSASASPPASPSSSPSPNG; this comes from the coding sequence ATGCGGAGCAGCCCCCTTCCGAGGATGAGCCGGCGCGGACGCGTCACCATCGGGGTCCTGATCGGGGTGTTCGTGTTCTTCACCCTGCTCGGGTGGGGGGTCAACGCCTGGACCGACTGGCTCTGGTTCGACGAGGTCCGCTACACCCAGGTCTTCACCGGCGTGCTCGCCACCCGGCTGCTGCTGTTCCTGGTGATCGGGCTCGGCATGGCGGCGATCGTGGCGGGCAACCTGTGGCTGGCGTACCGGCTGCGGCCGCAGCTCCGCCCGCACTCCGCCGAGCAGGCGACCCTGGAGCGCTACCGGATGCTGCTGAGCCCCCGGCTCGGCACCTGGATCGCCCTGGCCTCCGCGGTCATCGGGCTGTTCGCCGGCCTCTCCGCGCAGAGCCGGTGGAGCCAGTGGCTGCTGTTCCGCAACGGCGGCAGCTTCGGCGTGAAGGACCCGGAGTTCGGCATCGACGTCGGCTTCTACGTCTTCCAGCTGCCGTTCTGGCGCTACCTGCTCGGCGTCGGCTTCACCGCGGTGGTGCTCGCGCTGCTCGGCGCGCTGGCCGTGCACTACATCTTCGGCGGGGTGCGGCTCCAGGGCGTCGGTGACCGGATGACGAACGCCGCCCGGGCCCACCTCAGCTCGCTGGTCGCGGTCTTCGTGGTGCTCAAGGCCATCGCGTACGTGCTGGACCAGCGGGCCATGCTGCTGGAGTACAACGAGGGCGCCAAGCTCTACGGCGCCGGCTACGCCGACATCAACGCGCTGCTCCCGGCGAAGGAGATCCTCGCCTGGATCGCCGTGGTGGTGGCCATCGCGATCATCGTGTTCTCCAACGCGTGGATGCGGAACCTGGTCTGGCCCGGCATCGCGCTCGCGCTGCTCGGCGTCTCGGCCGTGGCGATCGGCGGCATCTACCCGTGGGCCGTGCAGACCTTCGAGGTCAAGCCGAGCGCCCGGGACAAGGAGGCGCCGTACATCGAGCGCAGCATCGAGGCGACGCGGGCCGCGTTCGGCCTGACCGGCACGAAGAGCACCGGGTACGCGGCGGACAACCTCATCCCGCCGGCCAGCCTGGCCACGGACACCTCGGTGGTGCAGAACGTCCGGCTGCTCGACCCGCAGCTGGTCTCCGAGACGTACACCCAGCTCCAGCAGGTCCGCGGCTTCTACGACTTCGGCTCGAAGCTGGACATCGACAGGTACGCGGTGAGCGGCAAGACCTCGGACTACGTGGTCGGGGTGCGCGAGATCAACTACGGTGAGCTGCCCAACAACAACTGGATCAACCGGCACACCGTCTACACCCACGGGTACGGCCTGGTGGGGGCCCCGGCGAACCAGGTGGTCTGCGGCGGCCAGCCGTACTTCGTCTCCGGCTTCCTCGGCGAGAAGGCCCAGGAGGCGTGCTCCTCGCAGACCGAGCAGATCCCGGCCCAGCAGCCGCGGATCTACTACGGCGAGCGGATGGAGGCCGACGACTACGCGATCGTCGGGCAGACCGGTGACCGGAACGTCGAGTTCGACCGCCCGACCTCGACCGGCGGCGAGCAGTACTACACCTACACCGGCGAGGGTGGCGTCGAGATCGGCTCGTTCAGCCGGCGGCTGCTCTACGCGATCAAGGAGCAGGAGTCGAACTTCCTCCTCTCCGAGGCGGTCAACGACGACTCGAAGCTGCTCTACGTGCGCAACCCCCGGGACCGGGTGGAGAAGGTCGCGCCGTTCCTCACGCTGGACGGCGACCCGTACCCGGCGGTGGTGAACGGTCGGGTCCTCTGGATCATCGACGGCTACACCACGGCGGCGACCTACCCGTACGCGGAGCGGGTCAACCTGCAGGCGGAGACGACCGACGAGCTGACCGGGCGGGGCACCTTCCAGCTGGCCCGGGAGAACGTCAACTACATCCGCAACTCGGTGAAGGCGACCGTCGACGCGTACGACGGCACGGTCAAGCTGTACGCGTTCGACGACACCGACCCCGTGCTCAAGGCGTGGAACAAGGCGTTCGGCGGCGAGCTGGTGCTGCCCAAGGGCGACATCCCGCCGGAGCTGGCCGAGCACTTCCGCTACCCGGCCGACCTGTTCAAGGTGCAGCGCAACCTGCTCACCAAGTTCCACGTCACCGACCCGGGCGACTTCTACTCCGGCCAGGACTTCTGGCAGGTGCCGAACGTGCCGGACGCGCCGGACAGCGGGCAGAAGCAGCCTCCTTACTACCTGTTCACCCAGTTCCCGGGGCAGGAGTCGCCGCGCTTCCAGCTCACCGCGGCGGTCACCCCGAACGGGCGGCAGAACCTGGCCGCGCTGGTCACCGGGTCGTACGTCGACGGGCGGCCGCAACTGGAGGTGCTGGAGCTGCCGGACCAGACCCGGATCTCCGGGCCGACGCAGGTGCACCAGCAGATGACGAACAACGGCGACATCCGGCAGCAGCTCAACCTGCTCTCCTCCAACCAGGCGCAGGTGCAGTACGGCAACCTGCTCTCGCTGCCCTTCGCCGACGGCATGCTCTACGTCGAGCCGGTCTACGTGAAGAGCAGCAACCAGGACGCGTACCCGCTGCTGCAGAAGGTGCTGCTCTCCTACGGCGACGGCGGCTCGTACGTGGTGCTCGCCAACAACCTGAGCGACGGCATCAAGCAGCTCGTCGAGCAGGGCAAGCGGGCGGCGACCGGCACCCCGCCGCCGAGTACCGGCGACAACCCGCCGACGACCGGCGGCACGTCCCCGCCGGTGCTCACCGGCGAGCTGGCCGAGGCGGCCGGCAAGGTGCAGAGCGCGATCGCCGAGGTCAAGGCCGCGCAGGCGTCCGGCGACTTCGAGCGGTACGGGCGGGCGCTGAAGGCGCTGGACGAGGCGATGGCCGCGTTCCAGCAGGCCCAGGCGGCGGCCAACCCGTCGCCCGGCCCGGCCCCGAGCGGCAGCGCGTCCGCGTCGCCACCGGCCTCGCCCTCGTCCTCGCCGTCACCGAACGGCTGA
- a CDS encoding SigE family RNA polymerase sigma factor: protein MRDANSFDDFYRSTSGRSLRYGRAVAGDAGEAQDLVQEAYARAWRQWGKLAAHPAPEAWLRLVINRLATDRWRRLRGWRLAASRTGPPDDVGPPGEDTVLLVGALRRLPARQRQALALHYLLDLSVEEIAREAGVPAGTVKSWLSRGRARLAELLPGVAAEELEVNDVA from the coding sequence ATGCGCGATGCGAACAGCTTCGACGACTTCTACCGCAGCACGTCGGGTCGGTCTCTCCGGTACGGCCGCGCGGTGGCCGGTGACGCCGGTGAGGCACAGGACCTCGTCCAGGAGGCGTACGCCCGGGCCTGGCGGCAGTGGGGGAAGCTCGCCGCGCACCCCGCGCCGGAGGCGTGGCTGCGGCTGGTGATCAACCGGCTGGCCACCGACCGCTGGCGGCGGCTGCGTGGCTGGCGTCTCGCGGCGAGCCGCACCGGCCCACCCGACGACGTGGGGCCGCCGGGTGAGGACACCGTCCTGCTGGTCGGGGCGCTCCGGCGGCTGCCGGCCCGGCAACGGCAGGCCCTCGCCCTGCACTACCTGCTCGACCTGTCGGTGGAGGAGATCGCCCGGGAGGCCGGCGTTCCCGCCGGCACCGTGAAGTCCTGGCTGTCCCGGGGCCGGGCCCGGCTGGCCGAACTGCTGCCCGGCGTGGCCGCCGAGGAACTGGAGGTGAATGATGTCGCGTGA
- a CDS encoding ABC transporter substrate-binding protein, with protein MRAPQSVPRPGVDRRRLLGALTGLPLLAAGLSGCGPEDDTPVDDGPIELSVFWWGGARRAEATERALRLYSQENPRVSFRVTWQGLTGYYDRLATQATGGNVPDLFQIDDTLLTEYARREIVLDLSTYVADNRLDLRGLPEHLARYGRVDERTVAVPAAQTSAALVYNRDLLRRLGQPEPHTGMSWREYARWAARVTRASGNRVAGTMDPSGDYRALWLWLRGQGSELYQGRQLGFSSGELLDWFEFWEVARSDRATPSAGLVEQADTGELARQLVVTGHAAASFAWSHQLPELQRLTDDELGLTAFPGTPAAQWPRASMYWAAFRGSRHPGVVVDVINFLTTNVAAGRILGIERGLNAAVPVRTFVVEGVTDRAEKRVVALGAELDELTGPAPAPPPKGHAKVRTLLIDAAESIRAKRSGARTATSRFMAQATAALAE; from the coding sequence GTGCGCGCACCGCAGTCCGTACCCCGCCCCGGCGTCGACCGGCGGCGGCTGCTCGGCGCGCTGACCGGGCTGCCGCTGCTCGCCGCCGGGCTGTCCGGCTGCGGCCCGGAGGACGACACCCCGGTCGACGACGGCCCCATCGAGCTGTCGGTGTTCTGGTGGGGCGGGGCCCGGCGGGCCGAGGCCACCGAGCGGGCGCTGCGCCTCTACTCCCAGGAGAACCCCCGGGTCAGCTTCCGGGTGACCTGGCAGGGGCTGACCGGCTACTACGACCGGCTGGCCACCCAGGCCACCGGCGGCAACGTGCCCGACCTGTTCCAGATCGACGACACCCTGCTCACCGAGTACGCCCGCCGGGAGATCGTCCTCGACCTCAGCACCTACGTCGCCGACAACCGGCTCGACCTGCGCGGCCTGCCGGAACACCTGGCCCGCTACGGCCGGGTGGACGAGCGGACCGTGGCGGTGCCCGCGGCGCAGACCAGCGCGGCGCTGGTCTACAACCGGGACCTGCTGCGCCGGCTCGGGCAGCCCGAGCCGCACACCGGCATGTCGTGGCGGGAGTACGCGCGCTGGGCCGCCCGGGTCACCCGCGCCTCCGGCAACCGGGTGGCCGGCACCATGGACCCCTCCGGCGACTACCGGGCGCTGTGGCTCTGGCTGCGCGGCCAGGGCAGCGAGCTGTACCAGGGGCGGCAGCTCGGCTTCAGCTCCGGCGAGCTGCTCGACTGGTTCGAGTTCTGGGAGGTCGCCCGCTCCGACCGGGCCACGCCGAGCGCCGGGCTGGTGGAGCAGGCCGACACCGGCGAGCTGGCCCGCCAGCTCGTCGTGACCGGCCACGCGGCCGCGTCGTTCGCCTGGTCGCACCAGTTGCCGGAGCTGCAACGGCTCACCGACGACGAGCTGGGCCTGACCGCCTTCCCGGGCACGCCCGCGGCGCAGTGGCCCCGGGCGTCCATGTACTGGGCCGCCTTCCGCGGCAGCCGCCACCCGGGCGTGGTCGTCGACGTGATCAACTTCCTGACCACAAACGTTGCGGCCGGCCGGATCCTCGGCATCGAGCGCGGCCTGAACGCCGCCGTACCGGTCCGCACGTTCGTCGTCGAGGGCGTCACCGACCGTGCGGAGAAGCGGGTGGTGGCCCTCGGCGCCGAGTTGGACGAGCTGACCGGGCCGGCGCCCGCGCCACCGCCGAAGGGGCACGCCAAGGTGCGTACCCTGCTCATCGACGCGGCCGAGAGCATCCGCGCCAAGCGCTCGGGCGCCCGGACGGCGACCTCGCGCTTCATGGCCCAGGCGACCGCGGCCCTGGCCGAGTGA
- a CDS encoding phosphoribosylaminoimidazolesuccinocarboxamide synthase produces the protein MELLHSGKVRDVYADGEDLILVASDRISIYDVALPTPIPDKGRLLTALSLWWFEQLADLVPNHVISATDVPAEFAGRAIRCRRLDMVPVECVARGYLTGGGFAEYQRTGAVSGVELPRGLVEASILPEPIFTPSTKAPKGEHDEPITYAEVVDKVGAETAERLRQITIDVYRRGAEIAADRGILIADTKIELGWAPDGTLVLADELLTSDSSRFWPAESYQPGRAQFSFDKQYVRDWATGSGWDRQPPAPEVPAEVVEATRARYVEVYEKLTGNRWD, from the coding sequence GTGGAACTTCTGCACTCGGGCAAGGTTCGGGACGTCTACGCCGACGGCGAGGACCTGATCCTGGTCGCCTCCGACCGCATCTCCATCTACGACGTGGCGCTGCCGACCCCGATTCCGGACAAGGGCCGCCTGCTCACCGCGCTGTCGCTGTGGTGGTTCGAGCAGCTGGCCGACCTGGTGCCGAATCACGTCATCTCCGCCACCGACGTGCCGGCGGAGTTCGCCGGCCGGGCGATCCGCTGCCGGCGGCTGGACATGGTCCCGGTCGAGTGCGTCGCCCGCGGCTACCTCACCGGCGGTGGCTTCGCCGAGTACCAGCGCACCGGCGCGGTCTCCGGTGTCGAGCTGCCCCGCGGCCTGGTGGAGGCGTCGATCCTGCCCGAGCCGATCTTCACCCCGTCGACCAAGGCGCCCAAGGGCGAGCACGACGAGCCGATCACGTACGCCGAGGTGGTCGACAAGGTGGGCGCGGAGACCGCCGAGCGGCTGCGGCAGATCACCATCGACGTCTACCGGCGGGGGGCGGAGATCGCCGCCGACCGGGGCATCCTGATCGCCGACACCAAGATCGAGCTAGGCTGGGCGCCGGACGGCACCCTGGTCCTCGCCGACGAGCTGCTCACCTCCGACTCGTCCAGGTTCTGGCCGGCCGAGTCGTACCAGCCGGGCCGCGCCCAGTTCTCCTTCGACAAGCAGTACGTGCGGGACTGGGCCACCGGCAGCGGCTGGGACCGGCAGCCGCCGGCCCCCGAGGTGCCGGCCGAGGTGGTCGAGGCGACCCGGGCCCGCTACGTCGAGGTCTACGAGAAGCTCACCGGCAACCGCTGGGACTGA
- the glpK gene encoding glycerol kinase GlpK: MTGEFVVAIDQGTTSSRCIVFDRAGEIVASAQREHRQIFPRPGWVEHDAEEIWANVQQVVQEALAAAGTGPDGLAAVGITNQRETTVVWDRATGRPVANAIVWQDTRTGPLLRELAEAYDEERLRARTGLTLATYFAGPKLRWLLDHVDGLRDRAERGEVLFGTMDSWLIWKLTGRHVTDVTNASRTMLMDLETLDWDPELLDALRIPAAMLPEIRCSAEVYGTADGVLAAVPVASALGDQQAALFGQTCFQPGEAKCTYGTGSFLLLNTGASPVPSRHGLLTTVAYRIDGHPAVYALEGAIAVTGSLVQWLRDNLGLISTAPQVEELARTVDDNGGCYVVPAFSGLFAPHWRSDARGVIAGLTGYITKGHLARAVLEASAWQTREVVDAMNADSDVALRRLRVDGGMTGNALLMQFLADVLDVPVVRSRITETTCLGAAYAAGLAVGFWPDLGTLRAQWRSDAQWTPEMDPAHRERELRNWRKAVQRTLDWVE, translated from the coding sequence GTGACCGGAGAGTTCGTCGTCGCCATCGATCAGGGCACCACCTCCTCGCGGTGCATCGTCTTCGACCGGGCCGGGGAGATCGTCGCCTCGGCCCAGCGCGAACACCGGCAGATCTTCCCGCGGCCGGGCTGGGTGGAGCACGACGCCGAGGAGATCTGGGCCAACGTCCAGCAGGTGGTGCAGGAGGCACTCGCCGCCGCCGGCACCGGGCCGGATGGGCTGGCCGCCGTGGGTATCACCAACCAGCGCGAGACCACAGTGGTCTGGGACCGGGCCACCGGCCGCCCGGTGGCCAACGCCATCGTCTGGCAGGACACCCGCACCGGGCCGCTGCTGCGCGAGCTGGCCGAGGCGTACGACGAGGAGCGGCTGCGCGCCCGCACCGGCCTGACCCTGGCCACCTACTTCGCCGGCCCGAAGCTGCGCTGGCTGCTCGACCACGTCGACGGGCTGCGCGACCGGGCCGAGCGGGGCGAGGTGCTCTTCGGCACCATGGACAGCTGGCTGATCTGGAAGCTCACCGGGCGGCACGTCACCGACGTGACAAACGCCAGCCGCACGATGCTCATGGACCTGGAGACCCTGGACTGGGATCCCGAGCTGCTCGACGCGCTGCGCATCCCCGCCGCGATGCTGCCCGAGATCCGCTGCTCCGCCGAGGTCTACGGCACCGCCGACGGGGTGCTCGCCGCGGTGCCGGTGGCCAGCGCCCTCGGCGACCAGCAGGCCGCCCTGTTCGGGCAGACCTGCTTCCAGCCCGGCGAGGCCAAGTGCACCTACGGCACCGGCAGCTTCCTGCTGCTCAACACCGGGGCCAGCCCGGTGCCCTCCCGGCACGGCCTGCTCACCACGGTGGCCTACCGGATCGACGGCCACCCCGCCGTGTACGCCCTGGAGGGCGCCATCGCGGTCACCGGCTCGCTGGTGCAGTGGCTGCGCGACAACCTCGGCCTGATCTCCACCGCCCCCCAGGTCGAGGAGCTGGCCCGCACGGTCGACGACAACGGCGGCTGCTACGTGGTGCCGGCCTTCTCCGGGCTCTTCGCCCCGCACTGGCGCAGCGACGCCCGCGGCGTCATCGCCGGGCTGACCGGCTACATCACGAAGGGGCACCTGGCCCGCGCGGTGCTGGAGGCGTCGGCCTGGCAGACCCGCGAGGTGGTCGACGCCATGAACGCCGACTCCGACGTGGCGCTGCGCCGGCTCCGCGTGGACGGCGGGATGACCGGCAACGCCCTGCTCATGCAGTTCCTCGCCGACGTCCTCGACGTGCCGGTGGTCCGCTCCCGGATCACCGAGACCACCTGCCTCGGCGCCGCGTACGCGGCCGGCCTGGCGGTCGGCTTCTGGCCGGACCTGGGCACGCTGCGCGCCCAGTGGCGGTCGGACGCGCAGTGGACGCCGGAGATGGACCCGGCGCACCGGGAGCGGGAGCTGCGCAACTGGCGCAAGGCCGTGCAGCGCACCCTCGACTGGGTGGAGTGA
- a CDS encoding ribose-phosphate diphosphokinase: protein MRDIAVFSGTAHPELAAEICAHLDVPLHPVRVSRFANDCLEVQLQANCRERDVFLIQPLVPPVQEHLVELLLMIDAARGASAGRITVVLPHYAYARSDKKDAPRISIGGRLVADLLTSAGAHRVLAMTLHSPQVHGFFSVPVDHLHALRELAAHFKGRDLSNTVVVSPDLGNAKEAAAFARMLGTPVAAGAKQRFSDDRVQISAIIGDVADRDVIVLDDEIAKGSTVIELMSHLRERKVRSIRLACTHGLFSSGALKRLSEQDGVLEVVCTNTVPIPEEKRVPKLEVLSVAPALAEAMRRIHNGESVSALFG, encoded by the coding sequence GTGCGTGACATTGCCGTGTTCAGCGGGACCGCCCACCCGGAACTCGCCGCCGAGATCTGTGCCCACCTCGACGTTCCGCTGCACCCGGTGCGGGTGTCCCGGTTCGCCAACGACTGCCTCGAGGTGCAGTTGCAGGCGAACTGCCGGGAGCGGGACGTCTTCCTCATCCAGCCGTTGGTGCCGCCGGTGCAGGAGCATCTGGTCGAGCTGCTGCTCATGATCGACGCGGCCCGCGGCGCGTCCGCCGGCCGGATCACGGTGGTGCTGCCGCACTACGCGTACGCGCGGTCGGACAAGAAGGACGCCCCGCGCATCTCGATCGGCGGCCGGCTGGTCGCCGACCTGCTCACCTCGGCCGGCGCGCACCGGGTGCTCGCCATGACCCTGCACTCGCCGCAGGTGCACGGCTTCTTCAGCGTCCCGGTGGACCACCTGCACGCGCTGCGTGAGCTGGCCGCCCACTTCAAGGGCCGGGACCTGAGCAACACGGTGGTGGTGTCGCCGGACCTGGGCAACGCCAAGGAGGCGGCGGCGTTCGCCCGGATGCTCGGCACCCCGGTCGCGGCCGGCGCGAAGCAGCGGTTCAGCGACGACCGGGTGCAGATCAGCGCGATCATCGGTGACGTGGCGGACCGGGACGTCATCGTGCTCGACGACGAGATCGCCAAGGGCAGCACGGTGATCGAGCTGATGAGCCACCTGCGTGAGCGGAAGGTCCGCTCGATCCGGCTGGCCTGCACCCACGGCCTCTTCTCCAGCGGCGCGTTGAAGCGGCTGAGCGAGCAGGACGGGGTGCTGGAGGTGGTCTGCACCAACACGGTGCCGATCCCGGAGGAGAAGCGGGTGCCGAAGCTGGAGGTGCTCTCGGTGGCGCCGGCCCTGGCCGAGGCGATGCGGCGGATCCACAACGGCGAGTCGGTGAGCGCGCTCTTCGGCTGA
- a CDS encoding ATP-binding protein, protein MTNAEPPAPRTVVPIEPSLLIAEAFTQAQVTELRHSVTSCAHAAGLVGQRLDDFVLAVNELITNAVRHGGGQGRLRLWRGAGELVCEVADHGHGISARRLSDRARPAPDTAGGWGLWLARELSDTMAVETGEAGTVVRITTGLAARQVTHPSDG, encoded by the coding sequence ATGACGAACGCAGAACCCCCCGCACCGCGTACGGTTGTGCCCATCGAACCTTCCCTCCTCATCGCCGAGGCCTTCACCCAGGCCCAGGTGACCGAGCTCCGGCACTCGGTCACCTCGTGCGCGCACGCGGCGGGGCTGGTGGGGCAGCGGCTCGACGACTTCGTGCTGGCGGTCAACGAGCTGATCACCAACGCGGTCCGGCACGGCGGCGGGCAGGGCCGGCTGCGGCTGTGGCGTGGCGCCGGCGAGCTGGTCTGCGAGGTCGCCGACCACGGTCACGGGATCAGCGCGCGGCGGCTCAGCGACCGTGCGCGGCCCGCCCCGGACACCGCCGGCGGCTGGGGCCTCTGGCTGGCCCGGGAGCTCAGCGACACCATGGCGGTGGAGACCGGCGAGGCCGGCACCGTCGTTCGGATCACGACGGGGCTGGCCGCCCGGCAGGTCACCCACCCGTCCGACGGCTGA
- the macS gene encoding MacS family sensor histidine kinase — protein MPSSPEGLEVPLWRSIAVFRFASLAYVGVLVLRDAHRYAHPVAAGGVLLAMLAWTGVTTAGYGRPAGRRWPLLLADLGVVLAIMLATPWVIGHAALSSGVPTLTVAWLAGPVLAWAVSGGRRRGAVAALVLGAADLATRERIGQSSLTGVILLLLAGVVVGHVARLAVEAEARLQRAVELEAATRERERLARDIHDSVLQVLALVRRRGADLDGEAAELARLAGEQEAALRALIGRAGAAPDGAGDARDLRDLLDRYASATVQVAAPATPVPLPGRVAGELAAAVGAALDNVTRHAGGRAWVLIEDEGETVTVSVRDEGPGIPDGRLAEAAAQGRLGVAQSIRGRVADLGGEVRILSGPGTGTEIELTVPRSGR, from the coding sequence ATGCCGTCGTCCCCGGAGGGCCTGGAGGTCCCGCTCTGGCGGTCCATCGCGGTGTTCCGCTTCGCCTCGCTCGCGTACGTGGGGGTGCTGGTCCTCCGCGACGCCCACCGCTACGCGCACCCGGTCGCCGCCGGCGGCGTACTCCTGGCGATGCTGGCCTGGACCGGGGTGACCACTGCCGGCTACGGGCGCCCGGCCGGACGACGCTGGCCCCTGCTCCTGGCCGACCTCGGCGTGGTGCTGGCGATCATGCTGGCCACGCCGTGGGTGATCGGCCACGCGGCGCTCTCCTCCGGCGTGCCCACGCTGACCGTCGCCTGGCTGGCCGGGCCGGTGCTGGCCTGGGCGGTCTCCGGCGGCCGGCGGCGCGGTGCGGTGGCCGCGCTCGTGCTCGGCGCGGCCGACCTGGCCACCCGGGAGCGGATCGGCCAGTCCTCGCTCACCGGGGTGATCCTCCTGCTGCTGGCCGGCGTGGTGGTGGGGCACGTGGCCCGGCTGGCCGTGGAGGCGGAGGCGCGGCTGCAACGCGCGGTGGAGCTGGAGGCGGCCACCCGGGAGCGGGAGCGGCTGGCCCGGGACATCCACGACTCGGTGCTCCAGGTGCTGGCGCTGGTCCGGCGGCGCGGCGCGGACCTGGACGGCGAGGCCGCCGAGCTGGCCCGGCTGGCCGGCGAGCAGGAGGCCGCGCTGCGCGCGCTGATCGGGCGGGCGGGCGCCGCGCCGGACGGGGCGGGGGACGCCCGGGACCTGCGCGACCTGCTCGACCGGTACGCCTCGGCGACCGTGCAGGTGGCCGCGCCGGCCACCCCGGTGCCGCTGCCCGGGCGGGTGGCCGGCGAACTGGCCGCCGCGGTCGGCGCGGCGCTGGACAACGTCACCCGGCACGCCGGCGGGCGCGCCTGGGTGCTGATCGAGGACGAGGGGGAGACGGTGACCGTCTCGGTACGCGACGAGGGCCCGGGAATCCCGGACGGACGGCTGGCCGAGGCCGCCGCGCAGGGCCGGCTCGGGGTGGCCCAGTCCATCCGCGGCCGGGTGGCCGACCTGGGCGGCGAGGTGCGCATCCTCTCCGGCCCGGGCACCGGCACCGAGATCGAGCTGACCGTGCCGCGGAGCGGCCGGTGA